The Aspergillus nidulans FGSC A4 chromosome VII nucleotide sequence GCGACTCCATTGAACCCAGCAAGCAATAGAGCCAGGTTATGCGTCATGCCGACCGACTGCTCAAAGATCACGGTGTTATAGTAGGTAATGAGGTTCACGCCCGACAGTTGCTGCATCATCTGGCCGCCCATAGCCAACAGTGTCCGATGCCGGAACCGCTGCGGTCCGTCCGTGAGGAGCCTTTTAAAAGAGCCCTCTGCGGCCGCTTGCcgctcttcagccatggTCTGAGtgatctccgccatctccatgTTGATTACGGGGTCGTCTTGGTTGATGAATCGGGCATTGGGCTGGACAGACCAGAGGACCTGACGGGCGTCGGCGTGGCGGTCATGGGCGATGAGCTGGCTCGTCAACGCTGTTGATGCATGGATGGACGGTGGCTACTCACCCAGCGAGGAGACTCGGGCAGAACGAGGACACCTAGGAAGGTGACTATGGCAAAGAGGATCTGCAGGGCAAGAGGAAAGCGGAACTGGGACTCATTGTTGACGTAGCTCATGCCGTAGTCTGGTATTAGTTAGTATATCAGATGAGCGGCCAACAACCtagcagaagaaaggagatgcCCTTACGCACCGACCCAGTACGCCGTCATCACGCCAAAAATGTTGATGACCAGCTCGATTGCAAGCTGCGGGAATCAGCATCGTCCATCAATAAGCAACCAGCAAACGAACGAACCCCTTTCCCCCTACTAGACGCTTTGCTCAGCTCTGAATGCCACACGGCTGCCTCCGTCAGCACCTAAGCGCCCAGTGCTCTCGCTATCTCTGGATAAACCTACGTATAGTGCTCGTGTTGAGCCCATTCCCGACCCCTGCCACAATACGCCCAACGATCATCTGCGGAATGCCATACGAGGTGGCCTGGAGCACCGCGCCAATAGAAAGGATCACTGAACCCGCCATGATACACCACCGTCGGCCGAGCCGCTCGCCAACAAGGAGGGACATGATCGCGCCAAAGAAGCAGCCCTGTCTACTGTCAGTGTGTGCGGACGCTTGGATCCCGTACGAACAATCTCATAGATTGCAACCCTGTCTTCACGGTCAGTCATGGCCTTCAATTCAACAGACCATATGGAGGAGAACATACACTGTTCCCTGCAACGAGGAGTTCCCATGTCCTCCCACGGTTGTGTCAATCTCAGGAAATACCCGGACAAAAGCATCGCCGGTCAGGAGACCCGACATGACACCTTGGTCGTATCCGAATCTGAGCTGTTAATGGCGAAGCCTTAACGAATGGTTATACTCACAGCAAAAAACCGCTACCGGCTGTGGCCGTGATGGCCAGGCTCAGTGGCTTCCCGACGAGAAAAGGCATTTTCAACAAGCATACAAGTACAGACTGCACAAAGAATGGGTGCTTCCGGCACCGACGGACAGGCTATATATACGGACCCGGCAAAAGCTCGGCTTCCTAACCGTCCAACTTGGGGTAGCCTGCGGGGAGGTGGGTTGACGGCGTGGCGCTGGCCACCGGGGATTGCGGGTCATCTGGGGGCTTGCCCTGACGTCGAGTAATTATTTATTTGaactctgtactctgtagcCTAAGCCTAGATCCGAAATAATAGATCGGCGGACAGCTGCAACCTTGAGTGAACTGCCTGTGTGCTGTTGGCAACAATCTACCTCTACCCTACACAGCCCTAACCACCAACAATCACAGCCTGCTCTGAACAGAACAAACCCCAGCATCTCACAGAAAAATGCGGGCTGTTCGAGATTCCATCTGCCATACTCATAATGTTTCGTGATCAGGTTCCTCCAGGTTTCTCCAACTAAGTGGATAGCCTCGGACAACCCCCGGCCCTAAATATCCTGAACACTTCCTAATCCGGAAAAACTAAGCACTCCTGCAAAGGACTAGTCTTCTTGCACAGGTCACTAGCAAAACAGTGGTATATACTCACTGCCCTGTACTAGGAACGGGATTTTCGATATGTTGGCCGTCCCAACCCACCTGCCCGAACAAGCAGTGTAAAGCACACCGGCATGCCGTGAAACCTGCTACGTATCGACCCTCTGCATATCAAACCCTGCTCTAGCAGTACAAATCACCGACGGCAGCCCATATCTCCTATTTTAGTTATCACATACGCATACGGTTATGAGCCAGCACATATAAGATTGGATATCATATCTCCATTTTTTTACCGTAACTCATACAATCCTTCCCTCCCATTCACATCCACAACCACACTCAGCCCTGAATCTTCAGGTCCCCTAGTCAACCTGTACAGACCAAACACATAAGGTATACATCATAATGTCCCCCATCGTCCTCCCCTCTGAGTCCACCGCCCAGCCTGCAAGCCCCCTCTTTGCCCTCACAAACCGCACAGTCGCCATCACCGGCGGCGGGCGCGGCCTCGGCGTCACCCTCACAAGCGCAGTCCTCGAAGCCGGCGGTGATGTCGCCTGCTTGGACCTCCTGCCTGCCCCCAGTGCCGAAGAATGGGCAGCCGTGCAGAAACTCGCCGCTGCAAGGGGGCTGCAGGCAACGTATGTCCAGTGCGATGTGACAGATGAGGTTGCAGTCCAGGCAGCACTAGAGAATATTGCAGCCGTTGGGCTTGGGCGAGGGATGCCGCTCAGAGGGTTGATTACTTGCGCGGGGATTCAGCAGATGGTCCCGGCGTTGGAGTATCCGGTtgagctttggaggaagatgtTGGATGTCAAGTATGCATTTTCAATCATTTTTCATAGGCACTACCAAGGGAAGGGATTGAGCTAAGGCATTTAGTGTTGTCGGGACGTTTATTCCTGCTAAGCACTGTGCGCAACTCTTCAAGCAACAGGGGACGGGAGGAAGCATTGTGATGATTGCGTCCATGTCTGGGCAGATCGCGAACCGGGTAAGCCATCTTCTCAGCCATCGTGTAACAGACACCAGAAGACTAAGTGTCGATAGGGCTTAACATGCACCGCCTACAACTCC carries:
- a CDS encoding uncharacterized protein (transcript_id=CADANIAT00008479) is translated as MPFLVGKPLSLAITATAGSGFLLFGYDQGVMSGLLTGDAFVRVFPEIDTTVGGHGNSSLQGTVQGCFFGAIMSLLVGERLGRRWCIMAGSVILSIGAVLQATSYGIPQMIVGRIVAGVGNGLNTSTIHYGMSYVNNESQFRFPLALQILFAIVTFLGVLVLPESPRWVLWSVQPNARFINQDDPVINMEMAEITQTMAEERQAAAEGSFKRLLTDGPQRFRHRTLLAMGGQMMQQLSGVNLITYYNTVIFEQSVGMTHNLALLLAGFNGVAYFLSAFVPVWTIDRLGRRKLMLFAAAGQCACMAILAGTVYDGGFSAGIVATVMLFLFNFFFGVGMLAVPWLLPAEYAPLAIRTRTAALATATNWIFTFLVVEITPVSISSIATAHTFTLPSSTFAFCRSFTSSTHFTRNLTLEQIDRLFTGEKVRLHWDASMGVAGDTEHRLQEKMGDAEVQHVE
- a CDS encoding oxidoreductase, short chain dehydrogenase/reductase family (transcript_id=CADANIAT00008480) encodes the protein MSPIVLPSESTAQPASPLFALTNRTVAITGGGRGLGVTLTSAVLEAGGDVACLDLLPAPSAEEWAAVQKLAAARGLQATYVQCDVTDEVAVQAALENIAAVGLGRGMPLRGLITCAGIQQMVPALEYPVELWRKMLDVNVVGTFIPAKHCAQLFKQQGTGGSIVMIASMSGQIANRGLTCTAYNSSKAAVHQMCRSVAQEWGQYGIRVNTLSAGYIRTAMTDALLVAKPEVEETWMRGALLGRLGVPDDFKAPSGLNEWSSKSAS